TAAGCAATAAATTTAGAGTTTTGTAAAAATACTTTTGTGGATTCAATCTTGATCAAAAAAATATATAACTGATACTATTTCAAAAAATATGATAAGTTAGAAATTTTGATTATTTTTAATGAGTATCACAATCAAAAACTTTCAATTATGAAATTTTTCAAATTACACATTCACTATATTTTCTTGCTAGGATTAATTTTCATAATCAATCAAAATCTACAAGCTCAAAAACTTACAGAAGAATATTGTGTCAAACACTTCAATTTAGATAAAGGAGTTGCTATCGAAGGTTACGATGTTGTTTCTTACTTTGTAGAAAATAAGCCGCAAAAAGGAAAGCCTTCTATTTCAGCAAGATACTTGGGAGTAATTTATAGATTTGCTACTAAAGAACACCGAGATTTGTTTATCAAAAACCCTCAGAAATATATGCCTCAGTATGGAGGTTGGTGTGCCTATGCAATGGGAGCAAAGAATGAAAAAGTAACGATGAATCCAGAGAATTATAAAATTGTAGATGGAAAACTCTATCTTTTTTATAAAAACTTCTTTACTGATACGTTAGAGGATTGGAATGAAGATGAGGAAAATTTAAAGAAAAAAGCAAATGAGAACTGGTCGGAAGTGAAATAATACCTTATTTTGTAATTTATAAACCTATACCCTTGGAAACGGCATTGTGATGGGCTTCAAAGTGGAAGATGGAAAGCCTGTGAGTTTTTCCTTTATGGAAGATGTTTTTGAGAAGATTTGAGTCTAATTATTTCAAAGCCGTGTTATGCAATAGGCAAAACACGGCTTTTGCATAGCTCAATGATTACTTTCTAATAAAATATACTTTCTTAATTTGGTTATTTTCTATTTTATAGATAGCCACAGCCTCAAACGTTTCCATTCCTTGCATTCCACTGACTTTTTCGTGGTCAATGACTGTATTTCCTAATACAATTCTGTTGACTAATTGACAGTGTAAGTTGGGAGAATTTTTAAATAACTTTTTATAAT
The sequence above is a segment of the Bernardetia sp. genome. Coding sequences within it:
- a CDS encoding YHS domain-containing (seleno)protein; this encodes MKFFKLHIHYIFLLGLIFIINQNLQAQKLTEEYCVKHFNLDKGVAIEGYDVVSYFVENKPQKGKPSISARYLGVIYRFATKEHRDLFIKNPQKYMPQYGGWCAYAMGAKNEKVTMNPENYKIVDGKLYLFYKNFFTDTLEDWNEDEENLKKKANENWSEVK